In Anguilla rostrata isolate EN2019 chromosome 1, ASM1855537v3, whole genome shotgun sequence, a genomic segment contains:
- the steap4 gene encoding metalloreductase STEAP4 yields MTNISFSMPMSEPGFQRKLGTVCIFGTGDFGRSLGLRLLQAGYGVVFGSRNPKNSSLLPKGAQVMSHEEAAQTSRIIFVAVHRENYDFLQQAGGELLAGKVLVDVSNNLRRNQYPESNAEHLSKLVPAASVVKAFNTVSAWALQSGGLDANRQVLICGDNSEAKQMVVDIARSLGLTALDKGSLRAAGEIEDYPLQLFPLWRLPIALATGLTAFIFFYVLTLDVIYAAVIDGEDISFRIMVSLANKVFPIVSLIMLALCYLPGAMAGFLQLYNGTKYRRFPDWLDRWMLCRKQLGLIALALASLHVLYTLIIPFRYYVRYRVNIWTAAQIKQNKTGTFDTTMAWRTDSYYSVGILGFGLYVLLGITSLPSVSNTINWREFRFIQSKLGHLTLFLCTLHTFLYGWDKFLRPSAYKWYLPPGYMLSLVVPCVVLVLKFVLITPCVDRAVTRIRQGWERKPAGSMANGDPKGRRLLVL; encoded by the exons ATGACAAATATCTCCTTTTCCATGCCAATGAGCGAACCAGGCTTTCAGCGCAAGCTTGGGACCGTTTGCATCTTTGGGACGGGTGACTTTGGGCGGTCTCTGGGGCTGCGGCTGCTGCAGGCTGGGTACGGGGTGGTTTTCGGGAGCCGGAACCCCAAGAACTCCAGCCTTCTGCCCAAAGGCGCCCAGGTGATGAGCCACGAGGAGGCGGCCCAGACCTCCAGGATCATCTTCGTGGCTGTGCACCGGGAGAACTATGACTTCCTCCAACAGGCAGGGGGAGAGTTGCTGGCGGGGAAGGTCCTGGTGGACGTTAGCAACAACCTGAGGCGGAACCAGTACCCCGAGTCCAACGCAGAGCACCTGAGCAAGCTGGTTCCCGCCGCTTCCGTGGTCAAAGCGTTCAACACAGTCTCCGCGTGGGCGCTGCAGTCTGGCGGGCTGGATGCAAACCGGCAG gtgTTAATCTGTGGAGATAACAGCGAGGCCAAGCAGATGGTGGTGGACATCGCGCGCAGCCTTGGCCTCACCGCGCTGGACAAGGGATCACTCAGGGCGGCCGGGGAGATTGAAGACTACCCCCTGCAGCTCTTCCCTCTGTGGAGGCTCCCCATCGCCCTGGCCACCGGCCTCACAGCCTTCATATTCTTCTACGTGCTCACCCTTGATGTCATCTACGCCGCCGTCATCGATGGGGAGGACATCTCCTTCCGGATCATGGTTTCCCTGGCCAACAAGGTGTTCCCGATTGTCTCGCTGATCATGCTGGCGCTGTGCTACCTTCCTGGGGCGATGGCGGGATTTCTGCAGCTCTACAACGGCACCAAGTACCGCCGTTTCCCCGACTGGTTGGACAGGTGGATGCTGTGTCGTAAGCAGCTGGGCCTGATTGCCCTGGCTCTCGCCTCCCTCCACGTCCTCTACACTTTAATCATTCCCTTCAGGTACTATGTCAGGTACCGGGTCAACATCTGGACCGCTGCTCAG atcaaacaaaacaaaacaggcacATTCGACACCACCATGGCCTGGCGCACTGACTCGTATTACTCAGTGGGGATCCTGGGATTTGGCCTCTACGTCCTGTTGGGAATAACCTCTTTGCCCTCCGTCAGCAACACCATTAACTGGCGGGAATTCCGATTCATACAG TCCAAACTGGGCCACCTAACTCTGTTCCTGTGCACGTTGCACACCTTCCTCTACGGCTGGGACAAGTTCCTGAGACCCTCCGCGTACAAGTGGTACCTTCCTCCCGGATACATGCTGTCGCTGGTCGTCCCCTGCGTCGTCCTGGTCCTCAAGTTTGTGCTCATCACTCCCTGTGTGGACAGAGCCGTTACCAGGATTCGGCAGGGCTGGGAGCGGAAGCCTGCAGGGTCGATGGCTAACGGTGATCCCAAAGGCAGGCGACTGCTCGTACTTTAG